In Rutidosis leptorrhynchoides isolate AG116_Rl617_1_P2 chromosome 2, CSIRO_AGI_Rlap_v1, whole genome shotgun sequence, one genomic interval encodes:
- the LOC139890211 gene encoding uncharacterized mitochondrial protein AtMg00810-like, whose amino-acid sequence MSPDSTSPSLPNTTPLNDHVPDTLLENISETTTTVSLHTSTPTDSSISIRHSTRQPTQPSHFNDFVCPKNTTPRHWYNLVSFSSLTTPHHVLSAQPQTYVEPKSYTEASKHPEWVLAMNQEIDAFQTNGTWEVCDLPPEVHYLADGIILTQQKFTEELLADFGFLDAKPTLTPLPQHMKFFDPCSSYLKDPSHYRSLISKLNFLTHTRPYLAFVVQALSQFMQNPQQIHLDGVYHLLKYLKGTSGQRILLNGSNKLSLHAYSNSDWASCPIPRRSVTGYVILFGGSPISWKSKKNTTISHSSYEHEYRAMAHAAAELTWLIRLFEELGVTDLKPVTLHCDNQSALHIAKNPIFHERTKHIELDCHFT is encoded by the exons ATGTCCCCTGATTCTACTTCACCATCTTTACCCAATACTACACCCCTAAATGATCATGTGCCAGATACTCTTCTAGAAAATATTTCTGAAACCACCACCACTGTTTCTCTACATACTTCTACCCCTACTGATTCTTCCATTTCCATTCGTCATTCAACACGTCAACCCACCCAACCTTCCCATTTCAATGATTTTGTTTGTCCTAAAAACACTACCCCCCGACATTGGTATAATCTCGTTTCTTTCTCTAGCTTGACTACTCCACATCATGTTCTTTCTGCTCAACCTCAAACATATGTTGAACCAAAATCTTATACAGAAGCTTCAAAACATCCCGAGTGGGTTTTGGCAATGAACCAAGAAATTGATGCTTTTCAAACCAATGGCACTTGGGAGGTATGTGATCTTCCTCCAG AGGTTCATTATCTTGCTGATGGTATTATTTTAACCCAACAAAAGTTCACCGAGGAGTTACTTGCTGATTTTGGTTTTTTGGATGCTAAACCCACACTTACTCCTCTTCCTCAGCATATGAAATTCTTTGATCCATGTAGCTCATATCTGAAAGATCCATCCCATTATCGTTCATTAATCAGTAAGCTTAATTTCTTGACCCACACTCGACCATATTTGGCTTTTGTAGTCCAAGCTTTGAGCCAATTTATGCAGAATCCTCAACAAATTCACTTGGATGGAGTTTACCATTTACTGAAATACTTGAAAGGTACCAGTGGTCAAAGGATCCTTCTCAATGGTTCGAATAAACTGAGTCTCCATGCTTACTCAAATTCTGATTGGGCTTCGTGTCCTATTCCTCGTCGATCAGTCACAGGGTATGTAATTTTATTTGGTGGATCACCAATCAGTTGGAAATCAAAAAAGAATACTACAATTTCTCATTCTTCTTATGAACATGAATATCGTGCCATGGCACATGCTGCTGCTGAACTCACTTGGTTGATACGCTTATTCGAAGAATTAGGGGTTACTGATCTCAAACCAGTTACCCTTCACTGTGATAATCAATCAGCTTTACACATCGCTAAAAATCCTATCTTCCATgaacgtacaaaacatattgagttggattgtcattttacaTGA